Genomic window (Sphingobacteriales bacterium):
TGATAAAATATCAATTTTGACATCAAAAACCTGTCCCGACAAATTATGTTCAAATGAAACAATAGTCGATTGGTTGAACGGATTGGGATAAGTGAAGACATTTTCTATGGCAGGTTCATCCGATTTAACTACTTCAAAATCAACACTTCCTGTAGCAGAATTGTTATGGACATCCCATACTTTTACTACCATGGTATGTTTTCCCTCTGAAAGATTGGTTAACTGGTAATAAATCTCCCCTTCCTTATAGCTGTTAAGTCTTGACTGGTAATAGGGATTCAGTACGATAGGGTCTTCATTGTCAAGATAACCCAGAATTTCATGACCTATCCCGTTGCCGACCGTATTAATTCCGCTCGGGTCGTAAACTATGACGTAGAGCAGCGGGTTTTCACCTGTTATTCCTCCCGAAATAAAGTTGGAATCTCCGATAAATACCCTGACAGATGGTCCTTTCTGGTCATTGAAGATGGAATCGGAAGTGCCGCCAACAATAAAATTGTCGTAATAGCCGCTTCCGTCAATCTGATTGTTCGTTGCGTAAAAGCTGATTTTTCCAAAGTCTTCGGCATAGGAAATATCTTTCGGAACAATAAAGGTGAAATTGAACATTCCGCTGTCAACACTCGAAACTCCCTGAAATATTACATTGTTCATGAGCCTGAATGCCACAGATTTATTGTAATGGTCGTTATCGAGGGTTTTAATGGTACTGGCCTTATCAAAAATAGTGGTGTTTACTTTTCCGTTAAAATTTACAAGACGGTTACCCTGAATGTCTTCAACTTGTCCGCTAATGTTAATTTTCTCCAAAGCGCGGAAAGTATCAGGAACAGACAATGCTTTTACGATATAATCAGGATATGCAAGTTTCATGGAGGGGTCTCCCAGTAAAATAAATTTTCTGGTGTTATCCGAAAATCCTGTCTTGTTTTTTGTTTCAATCAAAATATCTCCTAATCGTTTATGCAGCCCGTTTTTGCGTTCAAAGAAGTTGTCTTTATACAAATTCGTAGTTAATACTTCATTTGCCTGCACATAAACTACCCTTGAGGTGGTGAGTAAGGCTACGGCCCCGCCTTTTGGATTCAGCAGTACCAACTCACCTGCCGAGACCCTTGCCGGATCGTCATAACGGCTGAATTCACAGGTGGCGGTTACAAATACTGGTAATTTGTCAATGTTTTTCCATGAATTTATATCGCTGATTTCCAGTACTCTTTCGTGTGCCCAGCCTACTTCGCCACCATGTCCGATATAGTTGACCACCAGATTCCCTTTTTCAACCTGCTCGTTGATTGCTTTCTGGGCCTCCGGATATTTCGGACCATTTGATGATGATACCTGCTGATAGGCATCCATATAAACTTTATTAATATTCAGGTTTTTTACATTGTTCGACAGATAGTTTGACAATACCTCAGAGTGCTCGATATGGGCATTGAATCCTCCGTCATCCACATCATCCGATACGAAAAGAATATTGTTTCTCCAGTTTCCCATGCTCGCTGTTGAATAATAATGAATAATTTTATTGACTACATTTTCAGCTTCAGTTTTTGTCGATACAGAGAGTCTTCCGATGGCTATGTCCATTTTATCATACATGGAAGCATAAAGGTCGTCAAAGTTTCCTTCGGAATCGTCCAAAAAGCCATAGAAATCATCAGAAGCATAGGATGAGATGGGGCTATAGCAGATTAAACTCTGAAAGGTAGGGATGCGGTTGGTATTTCCGGTCAGAACATCACGGTAGTCGTAGGAGGCGTCACCGATCAGCAACACATATTTCAGCTGTTTTTCGGGTTGGGTGTTGTTTTTATAAATATGTCTCAGAAAATCCCGTATGGCTGTAATGTCCTGAACGCCAGATGAAAATTCATTGTAGATTTGTTGCGGAGTAGTAATAAAAACACTCAGAGAATCATTTTTTCTTCTGAAATCGGCCAGCTTGTTGGCCTGAGGCAGATATTCGGGATAGGAGATAATGACCATATCTACATTGGCGATGCCATGAAGGTTTTGATTGGCAATTTTTCCGGAAAATAAAGGAGTGTATTCACTTCCGGGGGCACAGGCAATAAAATGATGATTTTCAACAGGTTTTATTCTGAAAGAAAAGATATTTCCGTTTTTAACTTTTTGCCGGGAGGCAGGCAGGCACTTTGTTGTTACATCCCACAGGTAAAAATCGCTCAGGCTGCTCGTGATACTAAGCTCAGAAACTTTGTTCAGTGGAAGGGTATCGTAAATGTTGAGTTGTCCGCTGTTAAGTTTCAGGTTAGCCCGTGCATTCACGGAAATATAATTAAGCCAGCCAATGGCATTGCTGTTGGGCTTGTTGTAGGTCAGCATAAAATCAAGTTCATTTTTTACGGGAAGAAATGAAAACCTGTTGACAGCCGTTGTACAATAGTTGGCCAGATAATCTCCGGTATTTACCGAATTGATGTATTGTGTAAAGTTGTTGCCATGAATATTAATAGTAAAGGAGCTGTTGGAAGAAGAGCGTCCGGCAACATAAGAAATAAAACTGACAGGATAGGCTTTGTTAATGTCAGGGACATTGAATGAAACGGATAGTGTGGAAGTAGTTTTCAGCTCTTCCCCGAACCAGTCTCTGCCCGATTTTACATAATCATTAATTTCGGTGCGCATCACTTTTTCATGAAAATCGAGCCAGATATAGTCGCTGATGGTTTTTTGGGGTGTCTCGGTCAGTGAAGGGATTTCACTGATTCTTAACCCTTCATCCTGTGAGATGGTCAGAAAATAGCAGTTATAATCGGAATAATAATGAAAAGAATGTTTAAAAACCTTCCCGGTTGAATCATAATACCATTGATGGGGGCTTTCTCCATAAAACAAAATAAAGTCATCCGGATTGAATACATTATCTTCCTGTCCTGAAACATAGATGGCATTTTCAATCAGATCTTCCGGTCGTTCTGCCTTGTTGGGCATGGGAAGCATGCCACCGCCAAATCCATAAATCCTGATTTTCTTAGGATTAATCTTTGACGGATCGATTCCCATGTTTTTGAGAAAATTATAATCAATCTTGTAAATGCCTGATTCCTTTACTTTTAGCATATACCATTCGCCTTCTGCCAATACCGATTGGGTAACTGATCTGTAGGTTTTCTTCCCGGATAACAATTCCTCATTAATTCCCTTTATGTCGATTTCAATGGTAAAACTGACAAGGCGTTCCGCCTGATTGGTCTGGCTATTTATGTGGTAAGGAAAAACAACAACATCATATGAATTCATTCCTTGAAAAACAGAACTGTTGACATAATAAACAGGTTTATCAGGAATGTGTATATTCTGATGCAGCTCAGGCTCATAGGTCAGGTTTTTCACTGAGATGATATATTCGGTGCCGGTTTCGGCAAAAAATGTTTCATGAAAATAAGGGGTAGGAAATGATGAAAAATCGATACTGGCATTATCAAAAGATGAGATCGTAATTTGTTCGTTATCAATGAGGTAAATGGTTTTTTCTTTCCAATCAAGCTGTCTGTCGAGTGTCAGTTTTTCCTGAGCAAAAACTGGCTGATTAAAAAATGACAGAAAAAAAAGCAAAATATATAGAGAATACTTACGTTTGTGGTTTAAAAAAGGATCGGAAAAAATCATAAATAAAAAATTTTTTTATTCACAGAACGAAAAATTAATATTAAAATTGCACGGTCAAAAAAAGATTATTGACTTGATAAAATGAAAAGGCTTACTGCCATAGCTGTTTTACTGATTCAAGGATTATACCAATTACATGGTCAGGATCCTCACTTTACACAGTTTTATGCCAATCCGCTTTATCTCAATCCGGCTATGGCTGGCGCAGCAGGCGAACACAGGATAATTTCCAACTACCGCAATCAGTGGCCAAATATTGAAGGTTCCTATGTAACTTATTGTATGTCTTATGACGGGCACTACGATGCCATTATGGGAGGAATAGGTGCTCAGGTATTGTACGACAGGGCCGGTGTCGGGCAATTATCTCATTATATGTGGAATTTCATGTATGCCTATCAGTTAAATGTTTCAAGAAAGTTTACGATAAAGGCCGGTTTGCAGGCGCAGTTTCATCAATTCTCCATCGACTTCGATTTATTAACTTTTTACGATCAGATTGAGCCGAGAAAAGGTTTTGTGAAACCCACCTCAGAGCCACTGCCCAATGGCGGAGGTATTTATAAGACAAAATTAGTCAATGATTTTGCTGCAGGAATCATGGGATATACCAGTAAGTTTTATTTTGGTTATGCCATGCATCACATTA
Coding sequences:
- the porU gene encoding type IX secretion system sortase PorU, with amino-acid sequence MIFSDPFLNHKRKYSLYILLFFLSFFNQPVFAQEKLTLDRQLDWKEKTIYLIDNEQITISSFDNASIDFSSFPTPYFHETFFAETGTEYIISVKNLTYEPELHQNIHIPDKPVYYVNSSVFQGMNSYDVVVFPYHINSQTNQAERLVSFTIEIDIKGINEELLSGKKTYRSVTQSVLAEGEWYMLKVKESGIYKIDYNFLKNMGIDPSKINPKKIRIYGFGGGMLPMPNKAERPEDLIENAIYVSGQEDNVFNPDDFILFYGESPHQWYYDSTGKVFKHSFHYYSDYNCYFLTISQDEGLRISEIPSLTETPQKTISDYIWLDFHEKVMRTEINDYVKSGRDWFGEELKTTSTLSVSFNVPDINKAYPVSFISYVAGRSSSNSSFTINIHGNNFTQYINSVNTGDYLANYCTTAVNRFSFLPVKNELDFMLTYNKPNSNAIGWLNYISVNARANLKLNSGQLNIYDTLPLNKVSELSITSSLSDFYLWDVTTKCLPASRQKVKNGNIFSFRIKPVENHHFIACAPGSEYTPLFSGKIANQNLHGIANVDMVIISYPEYLPQANKLADFRRKNDSLSVFITTPQQIYNEFSSGVQDITAIRDFLRHIYKNNTQPEKQLKYVLLIGDASYDYRDVLTGNTNRIPTFQSLICYSPISSYASDDFYGFLDDSEGNFDDLYASMYDKMDIAIGRLSVSTKTEAENVVNKIIHYYSTASMGNWRNNILFVSDDVDDGGFNAHIEHSEVLSNYLSNNVKNLNINKVYMDAYQQVSSSNGPKYPEAQKAINEQVEKGNLVVNYIGHGGEVGWAHERVLEISDINSWKNIDKLPVFVTATCEFSRYDDPARVSAGELVLLNPKGGAVALLTTSRVVYVQANEVLTTNLYKDNFFERKNGLHKRLGDILIETKNKTGFSDNTRKFILLGDPSMKLAYPDYIVKALSVPDTFRALEKINISGQVEDIQGNRLVNFNGKVNTTIFDKASTIKTLDNDHYNKSVAFRLMNNVIFQGVSSVDSGMFNFTFIVPKDISYAEDFGKISFYATNNQIDGSGYYDNFIVGGTSDSIFNDQKGPSVRVFIGDSNFISGGITGENPLLYVIVYDPSGINTVGNGIGHEILGYLDNEDPIVLNPYYQSRLNSYKEGEIYYQLTNLSEGKHTMVVKVWDVHNNSATGSVDFEVVKSDEPAIENVFTYPNPFNQSTIVSFEHNLSGQVFDVKIDILSAQGQIVKTISGQFSGDASRNISVEWNPNKDFGKAIESGVYFITVSLTTRDGKKAVGRCKTIFFNGNN
- a CDS encoding type IX secretion system membrane protein PorP/SprF, which translates into the protein MKRLTAIAVLLIQGLYQLHGQDPHFTQFYANPLYLNPAMAGAAGEHRIISNYRNQWPNIEGSYVTYCMSYDGHYDAIMGGIGAQVLYDRAGVGQLSHYMWNFMYAYQLNVSRKFTIKAGLQAQFHQFSIDFDLLTFYDQIEPRKGFVKPTSEPLPNGGGIYKTKLVNDFAAGIMGYTSKFYFGYAMHHIITPTISFYSSSESYIPQKSTVHLGMMIPMEAGRDPKQFFSPNILFQQQHHFWQANIGAYYIMDYLIGGVWYRQTSQNTDGLMVLVGLRKDPVKFSYSFDITSSTVRFGSPGSHEISLIFTFKTYKHEPPIKYRKLICPTF